From Paenibacillus physcomitrellae, the proteins below share one genomic window:
- a CDS encoding ABC transporter permease: MFRYVLSKVFYLLVSLFILVSATFFLMKAIPGDPFQSEKKVPPEIRARLFEQYGFDKPLYVQYGKYLGNIVQGDLGISMKHVNQDVTGLILKTFSVSLKLGIIAIVVSLIVGVLLGMLAALYHRKLIDNVAMVLAVLGIAVPSFVLAALLQFFFAFKMHIFRVAGFETPLDYVLPVAALSAQPIAFIARLTRSSMLEVLHADYIKTAKAKGLNWFTIMFRHVVRNGIMPVITYMGPMTANIVTGSVVIEQVFGIGGIGKQFVESITNRDYPLIMGITIFYGVLLMLARLVSDLLYVVVDPRVKLSSRKEG, encoded by the coding sequence ATGTTTCGTTATGTATTGAGTAAAGTCTTCTATTTGCTGGTCTCCCTGTTTATTTTGGTGTCGGCCACTTTCTTCCTGATGAAAGCCATTCCGGGTGACCCGTTTCAGTCCGAGAAAAAAGTTCCGCCCGAAATTCGAGCACGTCTGTTTGAACAGTACGGATTCGATAAGCCGCTATATGTACAATATGGCAAATATTTGGGCAACATTGTTCAAGGTGATCTTGGTATTTCGATGAAACACGTGAACCAGGATGTCACAGGTCTAATTCTGAAAACCTTCTCAGTATCCCTTAAACTGGGGATTATCGCCATCGTGGTGTCGCTTATTGTCGGTGTTCTGCTGGGGATGCTCGCGGCGCTTTACCACCGAAAGCTGATCGATAACGTGGCCATGGTACTGGCTGTATTGGGAATTGCAGTACCAAGCTTTGTTTTGGCAGCTTTGCTTCAGTTTTTCTTTGCCTTTAAGATGCATATCTTTAGGGTTGCGGGCTTTGAGACGCCGCTCGATTACGTACTTCCAGTAGCGGCGTTGTCCGCACAGCCAATAGCCTTTATAGCCCGTTTGACGCGTTCCAGCATGCTGGAGGTCCTACATGCGGATTATATTAAAACCGCAAAGGCTAAAGGTTTGAACTGGTTTACCATCATGTTTAGACACGTAGTGCGCAACGGCATTATGCCGGTCATTACGTATATGGGACCTATGACTGCCAACATCGTTACAGGTTCGGTAGTTATCGAACAGGTCTTCGGGATCGGCGGGATCGGTAAACAATTTGTCGAATCCATTACGAACCGGGACTATCCGCTCATTATGGGGATTACCATCTTCTATGGCGTACTGTTGATGCTTGCTCGCTTGGTTTCTGATCTATTGTATGTCGTGGTCGATCCACGCGTGAAATTAAGTTCAAGGAAGGAGGGCTAA
- a CDS encoding ABC transporter permease, with product MSLDSNSAVKQNVALTPDDFRKLDTSEKNAEIIQRESVSAWKDAWRRLIENKVAMGALILLALIVIMAIVGPWISKFNYYTNDLLATNQKPSAEHWFGTDDLGRDMFVRTWMGARISLIVGLVAALIDLLIGVIYGGIMGYFGGRVDEIMNKFSEILYAIPYLLVTILLLVVFEPSLGTIILALTITGWINMSWIVRGEIMQLKNREFVLASRSMGAGSGRLLFRHLLPNAVGPIIVTLTLSVPNAIFSEAFLSFLGLGVQAPVASLGSMVNDALTGWMYYPWRMLFPAILISVTMLAFNIFGDGLRDALDPKLKK from the coding sequence ATGTCTTTAGATTCCAACTCAGCTGTTAAACAAAACGTGGCATTGACGCCCGATGATTTCCGTAAATTGGACACATCAGAGAAAAACGCTGAGATTATTCAGCGCGAGAGCGTTTCCGCCTGGAAAGACGCCTGGCGGCGGCTTATCGAAAACAAGGTAGCTATGGGGGCTTTGATTCTTCTGGCGTTAATTGTAATTATGGCCATCGTTGGTCCTTGGATTTCGAAATTTAACTATTATACAAATGATTTGCTGGCCACCAACCAGAAGCCTTCGGCTGAGCATTGGTTCGGCACGGATGATCTGGGACGGGACATGTTTGTCCGTACCTGGATGGGCGCCCGGATTTCCTTGATCGTTGGCCTTGTAGCGGCTCTGATTGACCTGCTGATCGGCGTTATTTACGGCGGTATCATGGGTTACTTCGGCGGACGTGTCGACGAAATCATGAACAAATTTTCCGAAATCCTATATGCGATTCCTTATCTTCTTGTAACGATTCTTCTCTTGGTTGTCTTTGAGCCAAGTTTGGGGACTATTATTTTAGCTTTGACGATTACAGGCTGGATCAATATGTCGTGGATTGTCCGCGGTGAAATTATGCAGCTCAAGAACCGTGAGTTCGTACTTGCTTCCCGTTCGATGGGTGCCGGCTCCGGACGTTTGTTGTTCCGCCACCTGCTGCCGAATGCGGTAGGTCCAATTATCGTTACTTTGACTTTGTCCGTACCGAATGCGATTTTTTCGGAAGCCTTCCTTAGCTTCTTGGGTCTGGGTGTACAAGCACCGGTTGCTTCCCTCGGTTCGATGGTCAACGACGCTTTGACAGGCTGGATGTATTATCCTTGGCGTATGCTGTTCCCGGCCATTCTGATCAGTGTAACGATGCTTGCATTTAACATTTTTGGCGACGGTCTTCGCGACGCGCTTGATCCTAAATTGAAAAAATAG
- a CDS encoding RsfA family transcriptional regulator — MTAVRQDAWSAEDDLILAEVTLRHIREGSTQLTAFEEVGERIGRTAAACGFRWNSCVRKRYESAIQVAKAQRQKRNYLKKQPHSPGNVAIAGLAAPEAEESLYKNESFSEESLSIDAVIRFLKNWKGSLQDNGRQVRHLEKQLQEKEQELAMLREENDRLSHQVSEVQTDYRVVNDDYKALIQIMDRARRLAFLNEEEEEKSKFKMDANGNLERIE, encoded by the coding sequence ATGACAGCAGTGAGACAAGACGCATGGAGTGCCGAAGATGATTTGATTTTGGCGGAGGTGACACTTCGCCATATTCGGGAGGGCAGTACCCAATTAACAGCCTTTGAAGAAGTAGGTGAGCGGATCGGAAGAACGGCTGCCGCCTGTGGGTTCAGATGGAACAGCTGCGTCCGGAAGAGATACGAATCTGCCATTCAGGTTGCCAAAGCCCAGCGCCAGAAACGCAATTACTTGAAGAAGCAGCCACATTCCCCGGGAAATGTAGCCATTGCAGGTCTGGCAGCACCTGAGGCAGAAGAAAGCTTGTATAAAAATGAAAGCTTCAGTGAAGAAAGTCTATCCATTGATGCCGTTATCCGCTTTTTGAAAAACTGGAAAGGTTCCTTGCAGGATAATGGCCGTCAGGTCCGCCATCTGGAGAAGCAGCTTCAGGAGAAAGAACAAGAGCTGGCAATGCTGAGAGAAGAGAACGATCGACTCTCCCATCAGGTAAGCGAAGTTCAAACGGACTATAGAGTAGTAAATGACGATTATAAGGCCTTGATTCAAATCATGGACCGGGCACGCAGGCTGGCCTTCCTGAATGAGGAAGAAGAAGAAAAATCGAAGTTTAAAATGGATGCCAACGGGAATCTGGAACGGATTGAATAG
- a CDS encoding DUF3397 domain-containing protein gives MAILEPFIALSVLPIIPFLLVYGGYYLWKRDKRRSLLLAMDVTTLFLILSVSALFNQIFGTGFGFYLVLLFMLVCGGLIGGAQNRLKGKVNPKRLVKAVWRLSFLLTSVAYLIFFIVGLFPYIWAV, from the coding sequence ATGGCAATCCTTGAGCCTTTTATCGCTTTAAGCGTTCTCCCGATTATTCCTTTTTTGCTTGTCTATGGAGGTTACTATCTCTGGAAGCGGGATAAGAGAAGGTCGCTGCTGCTGGCTATGGACGTAACAACCCTATTTTTGATCCTCTCCGTATCGGCTTTGTTTAACCAGATTTTCGGGACAGGTTTTGGATTTTATCTGGTCCTGCTGTTTATGCTTGTGTGCGGCGGGTTGATCGGCGGCGCCCAGAACAGGCTTAAAGGGAAAGTGAATCCTAAAAGGCTGGTAAAAGCGGTATGGAGGCTTTCTTTTCTGCTGACCAGCGTTGCTTATTTGATATTTTTTATTGTCGGATTATTTCCTTACATATGGGCAGTATAA
- a CDS encoding ketopantoate reductase family protein — translation MRIDIVGAGAIGLLFAGELSAAGHNVHLWTRTEEQADWINRHGIELEHHNGLRNTVKTGIEAGVLSRGWAEKAEGSAWVLLAVKQRHLTSGLLDSLAFIKESHVPVVCLQNGMGHLDRLASYLSRDQLYAAVTTEGAKKLSANQVIRSNPGQTRLGSPFEADPVKLTEIADVLGQAGFGAQVAKDIEREMHRKLLMNAAINPLTALWRIPNGELLTSEYRRGALEGLISEALAIYERLGIPYDADIGEQIKEVCRTTSGNISSMLADVQRGEETEVDFINGYLVEMAGKAGMSAPAHEWVWRLIKGLSNT, via the coding sequence TTGCGCATCGATATTGTTGGCGCCGGTGCTATCGGCCTGCTGTTTGCGGGAGAGCTTAGTGCTGCAGGACATAACGTACACCTATGGACAAGAACGGAGGAACAGGCAGATTGGATCAACCGGCACGGAATTGAACTGGAACATCACAATGGTCTCCGGAACACGGTTAAGACAGGAATCGAGGCTGGGGTCTTGTCCAGGGGCTGGGCGGAGAAGGCGGAGGGATCGGCATGGGTGCTATTGGCTGTCAAACAGCGTCATTTGACTTCGGGTCTGCTGGACTCTCTTGCTTTCATTAAGGAATCCCATGTCCCGGTTGTCTGCCTGCAGAACGGAATGGGACATCTGGACCGCCTTGCCAGCTATTTGAGTCGGGATCAGCTCTACGCTGCCGTCACTACAGAAGGAGCAAAAAAGCTTTCAGCTAATCAGGTCATTCGTTCGAATCCCGGACAAACACGGCTGGGTTCACCCTTTGAAGCCGATCCAGTCAAGCTTACAGAAATTGCGGATGTGCTCGGTCAGGCAGGATTTGGCGCCCAGGTGGCGAAAGATATCGAAAGAGAGATGCATAGGAAACTCCTCATGAATGCAGCCATTAATCCGTTGACTGCTCTTTGGAGAATTCCAAATGGGGAGCTTCTAACCTCAGAATACCGCAGGGGAGCCCTGGAAGGATTAATCAGCGAAGCTTTAGCCATATATGAGCGGCTGGGAATTCCTTACGATGCGGATATCGGAGAACAGATCAAGGAAGTCTGCCGAACCACTTCAGGCAATATATCTTCTATGCTGGCTGATGTGCAGCGGGGGGAAGAAACGGAAGTGGATTTTATTAATGGATATCTGGTTGAAATGGCAGGCAAAGCAGGTATGTCAGCTCCGGCCCATGAATGGGTATGGCGGTTAATCAAAGGTTTAAGCAATACGTAA
- a CDS encoding ABC transporter substrate-binding protein, producing MKRKNHWVLFAILLLALISLSPGEDRAYVQDDETGFLESPPLPNQEVEEAPGHIRVAVQMEPEAFKLLQDRNRIFMEGHHVSVDLVNEYGKNTYDIFQKDLALHDAPDVLLVDNAWVREFAVNGYLLPVDSYFTGTAAGNSLSRLQSFSEWNGYIWAVPKDMDPYVLVYNPDILNGLGFEGLPAAPEDWGKLYKAVQDHKDKGDKPLKLLAADFDDAQSVVTLLHRFGANLSLKAGGKNAVLSEEDQSAIHLLESVRSGLSDLKEGSAAEGLQQVAKGAAAMALVPYSEFVTHPGLGLHAETPAGTGAASRMTLFGHSFVVTAETLDTETAGRWITAMTEAAEQKIWYEKAGELPALKSLYDASGEKAISPWLEASGDKDAFWSLPVAENTQEVLTLVSGHTGQFLQGKTTADTFMGQLAADLNR from the coding sequence GTGAAGCGTAAAAACCATTGGGTGCTTTTTGCCATTCTATTACTTGCCTTAATCAGTTTATCTCCGGGGGAAGACAGAGCTTATGTTCAGGATGACGAAACCGGATTTCTGGAAAGCCCTCCACTGCCTAATCAGGAAGTGGAGGAGGCGCCGGGTCATATTCGGGTAGCGGTTCAAATGGAACCGGAAGCTTTTAAACTCCTTCAGGATAGAAATCGGATTTTTATGGAAGGTCATCATGTGAGCGTCGATCTGGTGAACGAATACGGGAAAAATACTTATGACATCTTCCAGAAGGACCTGGCGCTCCATGATGCTCCGGATGTCCTGCTCGTTGATAATGCCTGGGTCCGGGAATTCGCCGTTAATGGATATTTGCTGCCTGTAGACAGTTATTTTACGGGTACGGCTGCCGGGAACTCTTTAAGCCGGCTTCAATCCTTCAGTGAATGGAACGGATATATATGGGCGGTTCCGAAGGATATGGATCCTTATGTTCTTGTCTATAACCCAGACATTCTGAACGGTCTTGGGTTTGAAGGGCTGCCTGCAGCGCCGGAAGATTGGGGTAAGCTGTACAAAGCTGTACAGGATCATAAGGACAAAGGGGACAAACCTTTGAAGCTGCTTGCCGCTGATTTTGACGATGCCCAGTCTGTGGTGACTTTGCTACACCGATTTGGTGCGAACCTGAGCCTGAAAGCTGGGGGGAAGAATGCAGTTCTTTCCGAAGAGGATCAATCTGCGATTCATTTGCTGGAGTCCGTTCGTTCGGGTCTGTCCGATTTGAAAGAGGGCAGTGCAGCGGAGGGATTGCAGCAAGTGGCCAAGGGGGCTGCGGCTATGGCTCTGGTTCCTTATTCGGAGTTCGTCACCCATCCCGGATTAGGACTCCATGCGGAGACACCGGCTGGCACAGGTGCCGCGAGCCGGATGACTTTGTTTGGCCACAGTTTTGTTGTCACGGCCGAAACGCTCGATACCGAAACGGCCGGCAGATGGATTACCGCAATGACGGAAGCGGCAGAGCAGAAGATTTGGTATGAGAAAGCAGGGGAGCTCCCCGCATTGAAATCATTGTATGATGCTTCTGGGGAAAAGGCGATTTCGCCATGGCTGGAGGCCAGCGGCGACAAAGACGCCTTTTGGTCCCTGCCGGTTGCGGAGAATACCCAAGAGGTGCTCACCTTAGTGTCGGGGCATACCGGGCAGTTTCTGCAAGGGAAAACCACAGCGGATACTTTTATGGGGCAGTTGGCCGCGGACTTGAATCGGTAA
- a CDS encoding peptide ABC transporter substrate-binding protein, producing the protein MKKQRWLVLLTLVLAVSFVLAACGSNNNNSAANSGNEGSNTGSSNAGGEEKLAADQTLRINFAADVPTFDPAQAQDNQAHTALNLMYEGLVRVDENSKEVPGVAESWKSDSTGKIYTFQLRKDAKWSNGDPVTANDFVFAWQRVLDPKTQPAPAYAYQLYYLKNAQAYNEGKITDFSQVGVKAVDDYTLEVTLENTTPYFINLTSFYTYFPVHKSVADNDKWATDPSTMITNGPFTLTGLVTGQSMEFTKNPNYWDNKDIKLDKIKATVVNSAATEVLSYQSGELDRAGQPNGNIPADQIPILKDQFKDEFHIDPVASLYYYEFNTKAKPFDNAKIRKAFSMAIDRQSIVDNVTKAGQVPAFGLIPPGINGAEKSFREEYPEDYFKEDVTEAKKLLQEGMAEEGITSLPPITLTYNTDDNHKKIALAVTDMWKKNLGVDVKIENQEWGVFIKNRQSGDYQVARAGWVPDYNDPMTFIDMWTTQSGNNDIKLNDPTYDALVADAYKNSDNKARMEDFRKAEQILIGDQMGIMPIYYYTNPALIKPYLKGVTLDYSGSVDYSRAYLLEH; encoded by the coding sequence ATGAAGAAGCAAAGATGGCTTGTCCTTCTGACGCTGGTTCTTGCTGTAAGCTTTGTATTGGCCGCTTGCGGTTCCAATAATAACAACTCTGCAGCAAACAGCGGTAACGAAGGAAGCAATACTGGCAGCAGCAATGCTGGCGGCGAAGAGAAATTGGCAGCAGACCAAACACTCCGCATTAACTTTGCGGCTGATGTGCCGACATTTGATCCTGCACAAGCACAGGACAACCAGGCGCACACAGCATTGAACCTGATGTATGAAGGTTTGGTTCGTGTTGATGAGAACTCCAAAGAAGTTCCGGGCGTTGCGGAAAGCTGGAAATCGGATTCTACCGGTAAAATTTACACTTTCCAACTTCGCAAAGATGCTAAATGGAGCAACGGCGACCCTGTAACAGCAAATGATTTCGTATTTGCTTGGCAGCGCGTTCTTGATCCTAAGACTCAACCAGCTCCAGCCTATGCTTACCAATTGTACTACCTGAAGAATGCTCAAGCTTACAATGAAGGCAAAATCACTGATTTCTCCCAAGTCGGCGTAAAAGCAGTTGACGATTATACGCTGGAAGTTACTTTGGAGAACACAACGCCTTACTTTATTAACTTGACTTCTTTCTACACTTATTTCCCAGTGCATAAGTCCGTTGCGGATAACGACAAATGGGCAACTGATCCAAGCACAATGATTACAAATGGTCCATTCACGCTGACTGGTCTGGTAACAGGCCAATCGATGGAATTTACTAAAAACCCTAACTATTGGGATAACAAAGACATTAAGCTGGACAAAATTAAAGCTACTGTTGTAAACAGTGCAGCAACTGAAGTTTTGTCTTACCAAAGCGGTGAGCTTGATCGTGCAGGTCAGCCAAATGGTAACATCCCTGCCGACCAGATTCCAATTTTGAAAGATCAATTTAAAGACGAGTTCCACATTGATCCAGTAGCGAGCCTTTACTACTACGAGTTCAATACAAAAGCTAAACCTTTTGACAATGCTAAGATCCGTAAGGCATTTTCGATGGCAATTGATCGTCAATCGATCGTTGACAACGTAACTAAAGCGGGTCAAGTTCCTGCATTTGGTTTGATTCCTCCGGGCATCAACGGTGCTGAGAAATCGTTCCGTGAAGAGTACCCAGAAGATTACTTTAAAGAAGATGTAACTGAAGCTAAGAAATTGCTTCAAGAAGGTATGGCTGAAGAGGGTATTACTTCCCTGCCTCCAATTACATTGACTTACAACACCGATGACAACCACAAGAAAATTGCCTTGGCAGTTACTGATATGTGGAAGAAAAACCTTGGTGTAGACGTTAAAATCGAAAACCAAGAATGGGGCGTATTCATCAAAAACCGTCAAAGCGGTGACTATCAAGTCGCTCGTGCCGGATGGGTGCCTGACTACAACGACCCTATGACCTTTATCGATATGTGGACCACTCAAAGTGGTAACAACGATATCAAATTAAATGATCCTACTTACGATGCACTTGTTGCGGATGCGTACAAAAACTCCGACAACAAAGCTCGTATGGAAGACTTCCGTAAAGCCGAACAAATTCTGATCGGCGACCAAATGGGTATCATGCCGATTTACTATTACACAAACCCGGCTTTGATTAAACCATATCTGAAAGGCGTAACTTTGGATTACAGCGGTTCCGTTGACTACTCCAGAGCTTACCTGCTTGAACACTAA
- a CDS encoding coiled-coil domain-containing protein — MFHRTLKLWISAALLAASICTPALTLADPDSDETQKVLEKSLSVVEIDREIAKIEQQQQQLEQSIEENTSRLQIQEHDIVTAKQQAGERIRAYYMGEREDLLGSLLSVKNFHDFLTVVDYISLIFERDQEIIGTYQQAYTKLKQNKQQLDKMSADLVKTKTDLQSEKARVVALQEEVDRSVASSKDPEKLKQMIDELGTFWNDVGLAEVRKYFKALDQAMKDFPDYVEQYNGSLATNGLNYTLTIKEENLNAFLRSKNALFNNFSFHFQSDQVIAEGQEGDLKLRLEGHYTVTDNPKNAIIFHVDKLVFNGLTLPDTTAKELEQDFDLGFYPQQMMPFIKATSVELEPQLMTVKLKLAL; from the coding sequence TTGTTTCATCGGACATTGAAGCTTTGGATCTCCGCCGCTTTGCTTGCCGCCTCCATTTGTACTCCCGCCTTAACGCTGGCCGATCCGGATTCCGACGAAACCCAGAAAGTATTGGAGAAAAGTTTGTCCGTTGTGGAGATTGACCGTGAGATCGCAAAAATCGAACAACAGCAGCAGCAGCTTGAGCAATCTATCGAGGAGAATACGTCCCGGCTTCAAATTCAAGAACACGATATTGTCACGGCCAAACAACAAGCCGGGGAACGAATAAGGGCTTATTATATGGGCGAACGAGAGGATTTGCTGGGTTCCCTGTTGTCCGTCAAAAATTTCCATGATTTCCTGACCGTTGTGGACTATATCAGTCTCATCTTTGAACGCGACCAGGAGATCATCGGAACTTATCAGCAGGCTTATACGAAGCTGAAGCAGAACAAGCAACAGCTCGACAAAATGTCTGCAGATCTGGTGAAGACGAAAACGGATCTGCAATCGGAGAAGGCACGGGTTGTCGCCCTTCAGGAGGAGGTGGACCGATCTGTTGCAAGCAGCAAGGATCCTGAGAAATTAAAACAAATGATCGATGAGCTGGGGACTTTCTGGAATGATGTAGGGCTTGCCGAAGTCCGCAAATATTTTAAAGCGCTGGATCAAGCGATGAAGGATTTCCCTGATTATGTGGAGCAATATAACGGCAGTCTGGCCACCAATGGTCTGAACTACACCTTAACGATTAAAGAAGAGAATTTGAATGCCTTCCTGCGTTCTAAAAATGCTTTGTTTAATAATTTTTCTTTCCATTTCCAATCCGATCAGGTGATTGCCGAAGGCCAGGAAGGCGACCTGAAATTACGCCTGGAAGGGCACTATACGGTCACCGACAATCCGAAGAACGCTATTATCTTTCATGTTGACAAGCTGGTCTTCAATGGCCTAACCCTGCCTGATACTACAGCTAAAGAGCTGGAGCAGGATTTCGACCTTGGATTTTATCCGCAGCAGATGATGCCTTTCATCAAAGCTACATCCGTTGAGTTAGAGCCGCAATTGATGACCGTAAAATTAAAGCTCGCCCTATGA